In Paenibacillus sp. G2S3, a single window of DNA contains:
- a CDS encoding glycosyltransferase, which produces MPKISVVMGVYNPSNKEMLLQAINSILNQTYSDFEFIICDDGSNNESFEFLQFVCRKDNRIILLKNDINKGLAATLNSCLQIAKGEYIARMDADDISTEKRFQNQVDFLDNNNEYALVGCSAVLFDDSGDWGHRKMIEKPIDKSFLFNSPFIHPSIMIRKNALMKVDGYRVSKETLRCEDYDLFMRLYSLGMKGFNLNETLYRYREDSSAYKRRKYKFRIDEAKVKYKGFKQLGLLPLGLIYVLKPIIVGLIPYRVINVLRNERTT; this is translated from the coding sequence TTGCCAAAAATATCGGTTGTGATGGGAGTTTATAATCCAAGCAATAAAGAGATGTTGTTACAGGCTATTAATTCTATTTTAAATCAAACATATTCGGATTTTGAATTTATTATATGTGATGATGGTTCTAATAATGAATCGTTTGAGTTCTTACAATTTGTTTGTCGCAAAGATAATAGAATTATTCTTTTGAAAAACGATATAAATAAAGGCTTAGCAGCGACATTAAATAGTTGTCTTCAAATAGCAAAAGGGGAATACATTGCTAGAATGGATGCTGATGACATCTCAACGGAAAAAAGGTTTCAAAATCAAGTTGATTTTCTAGATAATAATAATGAATATGCGTTAGTAGGATGTAGTGCGGTTTTATTTGATGATAGTGGTGACTGGGGACATAGAAAAATGATCGAAAAACCAATAGATAAGAGTTTCCTATTTAACTCTCCATTTATTCATCCGAGCATAATGATCCGAAAAAACGCTTTAATGAAAGTAGATGGATATAGAGTTTCGAAAGAAACATTACGATGCGAAGACTACGATTTATTTATGCGACTATATAGCTTAGGAATGAAGGGTTTTAACTTGAATGAAACTCTATATAGGTACAGAGAAGATTCTAGTGCTTATAAAAGGCGGAAATACAAATTTCGCATTGATGAGGCTAAGGTGAAATATAAAGGATTTAAACAACTTGGATTATTACCATTAGGTTTGATTTATGTACTTAAACCAATAATAGTGGGGCTAATACCTTATAGAGTTATTAATGTATTGCGAAACGAAAGGACAACATGA
- a CDS encoding sugar transferase, giving the protein MSIVDGLLNKREKIISRVIIMKRVFDIFLATFLLILFSPFFIFIPILIRLDSPGSVFFTQQRIGKNNCIFTIFKFRTMAINTPNLPTHLIESKGYITATGKWLRKSSLDEIPQLMNILLGHMSFVGPRPALYNQEGLITDRTKRGIHSLVPGLTGWAQVNGRDEISDYQKADFDEYYLKHRSLRFDFKILLITISSVIRARGVSG; this is encoded by the coding sequence ATGAGTATTGTAGATGGACTATTAAATAAGCGGGAAAAAATAATTAGTCGGGTGATTATTATGAAACGTGTTTTTGATATTTTTTTAGCGACCTTCTTATTAATTTTGTTTTCTCCCTTTTTTATATTTATACCTATTTTAATAAGGTTGGATTCTCCTGGATCAGTTTTTTTTACACAACAACGAATCGGGAAAAACAATTGTATATTTACTATATTTAAATTCAGAACAATGGCTATAAATACACCAAATCTACCTACACATTTAATTGAGTCGAAAGGTTACATAACTGCTACTGGTAAGTGGCTTAGAAAATCAAGTCTTGATGAGATACCACAACTAATGAATATTTTGTTGGGTCATATGAGTTTTGTAGGTCCAAGACCTGCCTTATATAATCAAGAAGGTTTGATTACTGATCGAACAAAAAGGGGAATTCACTCATTAGTGCCTGGTCTTACAGGATGGGCACAAGTAAATGGACGAGATGAGATCAGTGATTATCAGAAAGCTGATTTTGATGAGTATTATTTAAAACATCGATCCTTACGTTTTGATTTTAAAATTTTATTAATAACTATCTCTTCTGTTATTAGAGCAAGAGGTGTAAGTGGGTGA
- a CDS encoding oligosaccharide flippase family protein, which yields MFGKLNLKRILYSNVTKLATGTLISQLINISFSPLLSRLFNPEDFGVSVFFQSISSILLAVCTLKLDSAIIVSKSEEKANKLVIISLFYTSLFAILMYFFMLVLNETGIHLFSSGSNILLITLLLLSILLGGSNSTFSNLANRKMDYRVMMWVPIINTLSATCLNIILGLAGITGYGLIYGLILGQLISTIVLMRIYRIPKIKPEIIKTTKEFSDFPLYQMPAILLNTISVQFPIFAFSYYFNDSVTGWYSMSQRVLLLPLTIIGSAVAQVYFRKAAILYNNNESLHSLTKKLLTNSFIIAFIPMLIILSAGDKIFGIVFGNEWVEAGNIARYLVPWFLMVFVASPLSNVLIVLKKQKQNLIMNVIMLFTRLIAISIGATIFTDYKSTILLFGIVGFFLWYIFSIYIANLTGIKVWVYLYKSIAFFTLLFVISYFFRIMLL from the coding sequence TTGTTTGGTAAATTAAATCTCAAGAGAATTTTATATTCAAATGTCACCAAGCTTGCAACAGGAACTTTAATTAGTCAACTAATTAATATTTCTTTTTCTCCACTACTAAGTCGCTTATTTAACCCAGAAGATTTTGGTGTTAGCGTTTTTTTTCAGTCAATAAGTAGTATTTTACTTGCTGTTTGTACACTTAAATTAGATAGCGCAATTATAGTCTCTAAAAGTGAAGAGAAGGCAAACAAATTAGTTATTATCTCATTGTTCTATACAAGCCTTTTTGCAATATTAATGTATTTCTTTATGCTCGTATTAAACGAAACTGGTATTCATTTATTTAGCTCAGGTAGTAATATTCTACTCATAACTTTATTACTGCTTTCAATATTACTAGGAGGTTCTAATAGTACCTTCAGCAATTTGGCTAACCGAAAAATGGATTATAGAGTTATGATGTGGGTACCGATAATTAACACTTTGTCAGCAACTTGCTTGAATATAATCTTAGGATTAGCAGGGATAACAGGCTACGGATTGATCTATGGACTGATTTTAGGACAACTAATCTCTACAATTGTTCTTATGAGAATATATAGAATACCTAAAATAAAGCCAGAAATAATTAAAACAACTAAAGAGTTTTCTGATTTTCCTTTATACCAAATGCCTGCAATTTTATTGAATACAATATCGGTTCAATTCCCTATTTTCGCATTTTCTTATTATTTTAATGATTCTGTAACAGGTTGGTATTCAATGTCCCAAAGAGTTTTGCTACTTCCACTTACAATTATAGGGAGTGCAGTAGCTCAAGTTTACTTTAGAAAAGCTGCAATTCTTTACAATAACAATGAAAGTTTGCATTCACTAACGAAAAAATTACTAACTAATTCTTTTATAATAGCTTTTATACCTATGTTAATTATTTTAAGTGCCGGTGATAAGATTTTCGGCATTGTATTTGGAAATGAGTGGGTTGAAGCAGGGAATATTGCGAGATATTTAGTTCCCTGGTTTTTAATGGTATTCGTAGCATCACCTTTATCAAATGTACTTATTGTATTGAAAAAGCAAAAACAGAATTTAATAATGAATGTAATTATGTTATTTACAAGATTAATTGCTATAAGTATCGGGGCAACAATATTTACAGACTATAAAAGCACAATACTTCTATTTGGAATTGTTGGTTTTTTTCTTTGGTATATATTTTCTATTTATATAGCTAATTTGACGGGAATTAAGGTTTGGGTATATTTATATAAAAGCATAGCCTTTTTTACTTTATTATTTGTAATATCTTATTTCTTTAGAATTATGCTTTTATAG
- a CDS encoding O-antigen polymerase has product MNKFIEKLLIIIAITMCTFFSGVGIFTNFADNTEYLISFLIFMVFLVVPLSIIIRSNLFVAKKNYDEIFTNFKRLFFVLGILALLTHFAKLLYPEFRLFDIFQFNGYHFANDTFIVRLEQRNDPIYSFLNSLSIIMLPFYFIFLYSLRKKPFLFILFIMLYPYISFVQTGYVGRTEMLLWLSIILIYFYTENIIKKRTLFILILVTLTFLIPVMNFLFYYRQGIDVAKFSFSETLNDFLRQESISQSYLYITELFAGRLNFLKMIERWLFNMVPFYPDNNFPVLSYIFSTAITGIEYGGRNFYILLPSAFGEGIMMLGKSGTWIYALFIAIFCGVIINAMKNIKFLRYWNIFFVLNFGMAFRGGFQTFFSQYFYTTLILFIVMFLMRFISEKNV; this is encoded by the coding sequence TTGAATAAATTTATTGAAAAATTATTAATTATTATTGCAATAACAATGTGTACTTTTTTTTCTGGTGTTGGAATTTTTACGAATTTCGCTGATAACACAGAATATTTAATTTCATTCTTGATTTTTATGGTTTTTTTAGTAGTTCCTTTATCAATTATAATAAGGTCTAATTTATTTGTTGCAAAAAAAAATTATGATGAAATATTTACTAACTTTAAGAGATTGTTCTTTGTTTTAGGTATTTTAGCTTTACTAACTCATTTTGCAAAATTGCTTTATCCTGAGTTTAGATTGTTTGATATCTTTCAATTCAATGGATATCACTTTGCTAATGATACTTTTATAGTTCGATTAGAGCAAAGAAATGATCCTATATATAGTTTTTTGAATTCACTTTCAATTATAATGCTTCCTTTTTATTTTATATTTCTTTATTCTCTTCGGAAAAAGCCTTTTCTTTTTATATTATTTATAATGCTATACCCTTATATTTCTTTTGTACAAACTGGTTATGTTGGACGAACTGAGATGTTATTGTGGCTTAGTATAATCCTAATTTATTTTTATACTGAGAATATTATTAAAAAAAGAACATTATTTATACTAATACTAGTAACACTAACCTTTTTAATACCAGTAATGAATTTTTTATTCTATTATCGTCAAGGGATTGATGTAGCGAAATTTAGTTTTAGTGAAACTTTGAATGATTTTTTGCGACAAGAATCTATTTCCCAAAGTTATTTATACATTACTGAATTGTTTGCTGGACGATTGAATTTTCTTAAAATGATAGAAAGATGGCTCTTTAACATGGTCCCTTTTTACCCAGATAATAATTTCCCAGTGTTGTCGTACATCTTCTCGACAGCCATTACTGGAATTGAGTATGGAGGAAGAAACTTTTATATACTACTTCCAAGTGCGTTTGGTGAGGGAATTATGATGCTTGGCAAATCAGGAACATGGATTTATGCCTTGTTTATTGCGATTTTTTGTGGAGTGATTATTAATGCAATGAAAAATATCAAATTTTTAAGATATTGGAATATTTTCTTTGTATTGAATTTTGGAATGGCTTTTCGAGGTGGTTTTCAAACTTTTTTTTCTCAATACTTTTATACTACTCTCATACTATTTATTGTGATGTTTCTGATGCGATTTATTAGTGAAAAAAATGTCTGA
- a CDS encoding glycosyltransferase, with the protein MFDTSSIGIRKKVLWQFKAMEKQGFEIELAYRKEDKLIFINTAEAVLKEYNISGLWYRSSIYKSLKILLSHNVYDVVYIRTPGFVDPAFYKTLNLFKRKGIDVYLEMPTYPIGKEYIMYCKQLFKNRKIKRLIFQIIGGLIHKLLSRKIKKFVSYIVTFMSYKKIWGIDVIEIENGVTIEDIPIVTKSIERTTDADNLVLLGVANVDVWHGYDRVLHGLANYYQSDQRSNMRNIKFYIVGEGREIENLKLLSSKLSLEGNVCFCGMRSGKELDNLFDKADLGISSLGMHRIGVLQGSTLKTKEYCARGIPFVYAYNEKQIPEDFTYALKIPHNEEALNMNTVMNFLERIAELPIEETLRKFAEDNFTWEKQMSIVASKIRERKLDESFNGEL; encoded by the coding sequence TTGTTCGATACATCTTCTATTGGAATTCGAAAAAAAGTATTATGGCAGTTTAAAGCAATGGAGAAACAAGGATTTGAAATAGAATTAGCTTATAGAAAGGAAGATAAATTAATATTTATTAATACCGCAGAAGCTGTATTAAAAGAATATAATATTTCGGGATTATGGTATCGTTCAAGTATTTATAAATCCTTAAAAATACTTCTATCCCATAATGTGTATGATGTTGTATATATTAGGACCCCTGGTTTTGTAGACCCAGCGTTCTATAAAACCTTGAATTTATTTAAAAGGAAAGGGATTGACGTATATTTAGAAATGCCAACATATCCTATTGGAAAAGAATATATTATGTATTGCAAACAGCTTTTTAAAAATAGAAAAATCAAACGATTAATTTTCCAAATAATCGGAGGACTTATACATAAGTTGTTAAGTAGAAAAATTAAAAAATTTGTCTCATATATAGTCACTTTCATGTCTTATAAAAAAATATGGGGAATAGATGTTATAGAGATCGAAAATGGTGTAACAATTGAAGATATTCCTATAGTAACAAAATCAATAGAGAGAACTACTGATGCTGATAATTTAGTATTATTAGGAGTTGCGAATGTTGATGTATGGCATGGATATGATAGAGTGCTTCATGGATTAGCTAATTATTATCAGAGTGATCAACGATCTAATATGAGAAACATTAAATTTTATATTGTAGGAGAGGGAAGAGAAATTGAGAATTTAAAGTTACTTAGTTCGAAGTTATCATTAGAGGGAAATGTGTGCTTTTGCGGAATGCGTAGTGGTAAGGAACTTGATAATCTATTTGATAAAGCTGATTTAGGAATTTCCTCATTAGGAATGCATAGAATAGGGGTTTTACAAGGGTCTACCTTAAAGACTAAAGAATATTGTGCTAGAGGGATTCCCTTCGTATATGCGTACAATGAAAAACAGATCCCAGAAGATTTCACTTATGCTTTAAAAATACCGCATAATGAGGAAGCTTTAAATATGAATACTGTTATGAATTTTTTAGAGAGAATTGCTGAACTACCCATTGAAGAGACATTAAGAAAATTTGCTGAAGATAATTTTACTTGGGAAAAACAAATGAGTATAGTTGCAAGTAAAATCAGAGAAAGGAAATTAGATGAGTCATTTAATGGTGAATTATGA
- a CDS encoding NAD(P)-dependent oxidoreductase — protein sequence MELTGKVIFITGATGCVGNHLLDRLLDFDCKEIRCLVRNKGFLSSSDERVVIIHGDLSSEDVINQALSNVDIVINCAAQVHSYNSSEEDFIQINVTQTDNLMKLSMANNISRFILISTVATYEDSSIVSESSKRIPASIYGKSKLAAEEIALGYFSDFGFPVSIVQLGTLFGKYDRGNFGGLIKIIKKRIFPILGFGKNVKSFTYVKDAVNGIVSTILTDKTLGERFIISDSLEVSFVNLIRQVSNEINTKLYIIRIPYKVSFFVLLLIDKFFKRNLSYKAKALIKETKYDASYSKELIGDYIEFGFVDGFRDCKQWYLGNVR from the coding sequence ATGGAATTAACAGGTAAGGTGATATTTATTACTGGTGCTACTGGATGCGTTGGTAATCATTTATTAGATAGATTGTTGGATTTTGATTGCAAAGAAATTAGATGCTTAGTTAGAAATAAAGGTTTTTTGTCATCTTCTGATGAACGAGTCGTCATTATTCATGGCGATCTTTCTTCAGAAGATGTAATCAACCAGGCATTAAGTAATGTTGACATTGTTATTAACTGTGCAGCTCAAGTCCATTCATATAATTCTTCTGAAGAAGATTTTATTCAAATTAATGTAACACAAACTGATAATCTTATGAAATTAAGTATGGCAAATAATATTTCCAGGTTTATTTTAATAAGTACAGTGGCTACATATGAAGATAGTTCAATTGTAAGTGAATCATCCAAGCGTATTCCAGCCAGTATATATGGAAAATCGAAACTTGCAGCTGAAGAAATTGCTCTGGGATATTTCAGTGACTTTGGATTTCCTGTTAGTATAGTGCAATTAGGGACGTTGTTTGGGAAATACGATAGAGGGAATTTTGGAGGGTTAATAAAAATTATAAAAAAGAGAATATTCCCTATACTTGGGTTTGGTAAAAATGTAAAATCGTTCACTTATGTAAAGGATGCAGTTAATGGAATTGTTTCAACTATTCTCACTGATAAGACTTTGGGGGAACGATTTATTATTTCGGATTCATTAGAGGTTTCTTTTGTTAATTTGATACGACAAGTTTCAAATGAAATAAATACTAAACTTTATATCATTCGTATTCCCTATAAAGTGTCTTTTTTTGTTCTATTATTGATTGACAAGTTCTTCAAACGCAATCTATCGTACAAAGCTAAGGCTTTAATAAAAGAAACGAAATATGATGCTTCTTATAGTAAAGAATTGATTGGGGATTATATTGAATTTGGCTTTGTAGATGGATTTAGAGATTGCAAACAATGGTACCTTGGAAATGTAAGATGA
- a CDS encoding glycosyltransferase family 4 protein, with product MSKKVLFCATVISHIKAFHLPYLQWFREQGWEVHVATNGCEKLELVDKQFNVPFERSPFKSGNLKAFFNLRKIINENKYNIIHCHTPVGGVVTRLAAKAARKNGTNIIYTAHGFHFYKGANFLNWFIYLPVEKYLSRYTDCLITINTEDFNSALKYKFKAENIKHVHGVGVNQSIYRPITIERKQELRARYEFDVEDFLLIYAAELNKNKNQRILIEEIMNLKASIPEIKLLLVGEGSSTQEYKILVEKLGLQDNVKFLGYRKDLSDIYPMCDIAVASSIREGLGLNIIESMCCALPIVASVNRGHLELVKDFQNGFLFDLNKTQDLSKFIEKIYNLKNMKLEMGQMSLEFSSPYILENVMEEMKDIYNMF from the coding sequence GTGTCAAAAAAGGTTTTATTTTGTGCAACTGTTATTTCTCATATTAAAGCATTTCATCTACCTTATCTACAGTGGTTTAGAGAACAGGGATGGGAAGTTCATGTGGCAACTAATGGATGCGAAAAACTCGAATTAGTAGATAAGCAATTTAATGTGCCTTTTGAACGGTCACCATTTAAAAGTGGTAACTTGAAAGCTTTTTTTAATCTAAGAAAAATTATTAATGAAAATAAATACAATATTATACATTGCCACACACCTGTCGGAGGTGTTGTCACTCGTTTAGCTGCTAAAGCTGCTCGTAAGAATGGAACAAATATAATTTATACCGCACATGGATTTCATTTTTACAAGGGTGCCAATTTTTTGAATTGGTTTATTTATTTACCTGTGGAAAAATATTTGTCAAGATATACGGATTGTTTAATAACAATAAATACTGAAGATTTCAATTCCGCTTTGAAATATAAATTTAAAGCTGAAAATATAAAGCACGTGCATGGAGTTGGGGTGAATCAATCAATTTATCGACCAATCACTATTGAAAGAAAACAAGAATTAAGAGCTAGGTATGAGTTTGATGTTGAAGATTTTTTATTAATATACGCAGCGGAGTTAAATAAGAATAAGAACCAAAGAATCCTAATAGAAGAAATTATGAATCTGAAGGCCAGCATTCCTGAGATAAAGCTATTATTAGTTGGTGAAGGATCATCTACTCAAGAGTACAAAATTTTAGTTGAGAAACTGGGTTTGCAGGATAATGTTAAATTCTTAGGATATAGAAAGGACTTAAGTGATATATATCCAATGTGCGACATTGCTGTAGCATCTAGTATTCGCGAAGGATTAGGACTGAATATTATTGAGAGTATGTGCTGTGCTCTGCCAATTGTGGCATCTGTTAATCGAGGTCACCTTGAATTGGTGAAGGATTTTCAAAACGGTTTTTTATTCGATTTAAATAAAACTCAAGATTTAAGCAAATTTATAGAAAAAATTTATAATTTGAAGAATATGAAGCTTGAAATGGGTCAAATGAGTTTGGAATTTTCCAGTCCATATATACTTGAAAATGTTATGGAAGAAATGAAAGATATTTATAATATGTTTTGA